Proteins from a genomic interval of Rosa chinensis cultivar Old Blush chromosome 2, RchiOBHm-V2, whole genome shotgun sequence:
- the LOC112189200 gene encoding desmethyl-deoxy-podophyllotoxin synthase codes for MSLLMLQIPYFPLFTSLLILVIVWKKSKARSGPRKSPPGPWKLPIIGNLHQLATGNPLPHHALRDLAKKHGPIMHLKLGQLELIIISSSKAAQEVLKTHELTFAQRPLVLAVEVMSFGQASIVFAPYGDFWRELRKLCVLELFSAKRVQSFRSIREEEVSNLIESISTSSNGPTPINLSEKISSLTNGIVSRAAFGKKCKDEKEFTSLLEAAIKLAAGFDIPDLFPSLKFLGFVTGTIPAMKKMRNKLGKILESIINDHKIKIQGNEINNPEEDIVDVLLKLQESKELEFTTDQIKDVIMDIFSAGSETTATTIEWAMSELMKNPSVMNKAHAELRKLLEGKPKIEEVDVQNLDYLKAVVKETLRLHPPGTLLPRESRESCEIGGYAFPAKTKVLINEWAIGRDPECWIDAESFKPERFMHGSKSNVDFKGFDFEFIPFGAGRRICPGMSFGVSIIEVALSQLLYHFDWELGNGIKPDELDMSEAFGITCRRKHDLYVIATPHRFPALHNETI; via the exons ATGTCCCTCTTAATGCTCCAAATACCCTACTTTCCTCTCTTTACTTCTCTCTTGATCCTGGTTATTGTTTGGAAAAAATCCAAAGCCAGATCAGGCCCTAGGAAGTCTCCACCAGGGCCATGGAAGCTGCCCATTATCGGAAACTTGCATCAGTTGGCTACTGGTAATCCTCTACCACATCATGCATTGAGAGACTTGGCCAAGAAACATGGACCTATTATGCACCTAAAACTGGGTCAGTTGGAGCTTATAATAATATCTTCCTCCAAAGCGGCACAAGAGGTTTTGAAGACACATGAGCTCACTTTTGCTCAGAGGCCTCTAGTTTTGGCAGTAGAAGTCATGTCCTTTGGTCAAGCAAGCATTGTCTTTGCTCCTTATGGTGATTTCTGGAGAGAGCTGCGAAAACTTTGTGTTCTCGAACTCTTCAGTGCTAAGCGTGTGCAATCTTTTAGATCGataagagaagaagaggtaTCAAATCTCATCGAATCCATTTCTACATCATCAAACGGACCTACTCCGATCAACTTAAGTGAGAAGATCTCCAGCTTGACAAATGGAATAGTATCGAGGGCAGCGTTTGGAAAAAAGTGCAAAGATGAGAAAGAGTTTACTTCATTGCTTGAGGCAGCAATAAAACTGGCTGCAGGCTTTGACATACCTGACTTGTTTCCTTCACTAAAATTTCTTGGTTTCGTCACCGGGACGATACCTgcgatgaagaagatgaggaacAAGCTTGGAAAGATCCTTGAGAGCATCATCAACGATCATAAGATCAAAATTCAAGGCAATGAGATTAACAACCCGGAAGAAGATATTGTTGACGTACTTCTAAAACTTCAAGAATCCAAGGAGCTTGAATTCACAACCGATCAGATCAAAGATGTAATTATG GATATATTCTCTGCAGGTAGTGAGACTACAGCTACTACCATCGAATGGGCAATGTCGGAGTTGATGAAAAACCCTAGCGTAATGAACAAGGCCCATGCTGAGCTGCGAAAACTCCTCGAAGGAAAGCCAAAAATTGAAGAAGTAGACGTTCAAAACCTGGATTACTTGAAAGCAGTTGTGAAAGAAACTCTGAGACTGCACCCTCCAGGCACATTACTACCAAGAGAATCAAGAGAAAGTTGCGAAATCGGCGGATACGCATTCCCAGCCAAAACGAAAGTGCTCATCAACGAGTGGGCAATTGGAAGAGATCCGGAGTGTTGGATTGATGCAGAGTCGTTTAAGCCAGAGAGGTTTATGCATGGTTCTAAATCAAATGTTGACTTTAAAGGTTTCGATTTTGAGTTCATTCCCTTTGGAGCTGGGAGAAGAATATGTCCGGGGATGTCATTTGGAGTTTCAATCATTGAAGTTGCTCTTTCTCAATTGCTTTACCATTTTGATTGGGAGTTGGGGAATGGGATTAAACCAGATGAACTTGACATGTCCGAGGCCTTCGGGATAACATGTAGGAGAAAGCATGATCTGTACGTGATTGCTACGCCTCATCGTTTTCCTGCACTCCATAATGAGACTATTTGA
- the LOC112183329 gene encoding protein transport protein Sec61 subunit gamma-1 — protein MDAIDSVFEPLREFSKDSVRLVKRCHKPDRKEFTKVAVRTAIGFVVMGFVGFFVKLIFIPINNIIVGAA, from the exons atggacgCCATAGATTCAGTGTTTGAGCCTCTGAGAGAATTCTCCAAGGACAGCGTTCGCCTGGTTAAACGCTGCCACAAACCCGACCGGAAAG AATTCACAAAGGTGGCGGTACGGACGGCCATCGGGTTCGTGGTGATGGGATTCGTTGGCTTCTTTGTGAAGCTCATCTTCATTCCGATCAACAACATCATCGTCGGAGCTGCTTAG
- the LOC112189199 gene encoding desmethyl-deoxy-podophyllotoxin synthase — protein sequence MASPMSLLMLQIPYFPLFTSLLILVISWKKYKARSGSNPKSPPGPWKLPIIGNLHQLAAGNPLPHHALRDLAKKHGPIMHLKLGQVEATVISSSKAAEEVLKTHELTFAQRPLVLAVEVLSFAQSSIVFSPYGDYWRQMRKVCVLKLFNTKRVQSFRSIREEEVLNFIESIHSTSSKGLTPINFSEKISSLTNGIVSRAALGQKCKDEKEFTSLLEEATQLAAGFDIPDLFPSLRFLGYVTGTIPKMKKMRNKLGKILERIINDHKIKSQGSEVNKPEEDFVDVLLKLQESKELEVTTDQIKDVIMDVFSAGSETTATAIEWAMSELMRNPRVMNKAQAEIRKLLQGKPKIEEAADVIQNLDYLKAVVKETLRLHPPAPLLPRESRERCEISGYELPEKAKVIINEWAIGRDPESWVDAESFKPERFLHGSESNVDFKGFDFQFIPFGAGRRICPGMSFGVPIIEVVLSQLLYHFDWELGNGIKAEELDMSETFGISCRRKHDLYVIATPHPFPSLNETL from the exons ATGGCTTCTCCAATGTCCTTACTAATGCTCCAAATACCGTACTTCCCTCTCTTCACTTCTCTCTTGATCCTGGTCATTTCGTGGAAGAAATACAAAGCCAGATCAGGCTCTAATCCAAAGTCTCCACCAGGGCCATGGAAGCTGCCTATTATCGGAAACTTGCATCAGTTGGCTGCTGGTAATCCACTACCACATCATGCATTGAGAGACTTGGCCAAGAAACATGGACCTATTATGCACCTAAAACTGGGTCAGGTGGAGGCTACTGTAATTTCTTCCTCCAAAGCTGCAGAAGAGGTCTTGAAGACACATGAGCTCACTTTTGCTCAGAGGCCTTTGGTTTTGGCTGTGGAAGTCCTGTCCTTTGCTCAATCAAGCATTGTGTTTTCTCCTTATGGTGATTACTGGAGACAGATGCGCAAGGTTTGTGTTCTCAAACTCTTCAACACTAAACGTGTACAGTCTTTCAGATCTATCAGAGAAGAAGAGGTTTTGAATTTCATCGAATCCATTCATTCTACATCATCAAAGGGACTTACTCCCATCAACTTCAGTGAGAAGATCTCCAGCTTGACAAATGGGATAGTGTCGAGGGCAGCGCTTGGTCAAAAGTGCAAAGATGAAAAGGAGTTTACTTCATTGCTCGAGGAAGCTACACAACTTGCTGCAGGCTTTGATATACCTGACTTGTTTCCTTCTCTCAGGTTTCTTGGTTATGTTACTGGGACAATACCTAAGATGAAGAAGATGCGAAACAAGCTTGGAAAGATTCTTGAGAGGATCATCAATGATCACAAGATCAAAAGTCAAGGCAGTGAGGTTAACAAGCCGGAGGAAGATTTTGTTGACGTACTTCTAAAACTTCAGGAGTCCAAGGAGCTTGAAGTAACAACCGATCAGATCAAAGATGTAATTATG GACGTATTCTCTGCAGGTAGTGAGACTACAGCCACGGCCATCGAATGGGCAATGTCGGAGTTGATGAGAAACCCTAGAGTCATGAACAAGGCCCAGGCTGAGATACGAAAACTCCTCCAAGGAAAGCCGAAAATTGAAGAAGCTGCAGACGTCATTCAAAACCTGGATTACTTGAAAGCAGTTGTGAAAGAAACTCTGAGGTTGCACCCCCCAGCCCCCTTGCTGCCTAGAGAATCAAGAGAAAGATGCGAAATCAGTGGATACGAATTGCCAGAGAAAGCCAAAGTGATCATCAACGAATGGGCTATCGGAAGAGATCCGGAGAGTTGGGTTGATGCGGAGTCGTTTAAGCCAgagaggttcctgcatgggtcTGAGTCAAATGTTGACTTTAAAGGTTTCGACTTTCAGTTCATTCCTTTTGGGGCAGGGAGAAGAATATGTCCGGGGATGTCATTTGGAGTACCAATAATTGAAGTTGTTCTTTCTCAATTGCTCTACCATTTTGATTGGGAGCTGGGGAATGGGATCAAAGCAGAAGAACTTGACATGTCTGAGACTTTCGGGATATCATGTAGGAGAAAGCATGATCTATACGTGATTGCCACCCCTCATCCTTTTCCTTCACTCAATGAGACATTGTGA